The following DNA comes from Streptococcus canis.
GGCTATAATCCAATTAATCAAATTGTAGGTTATGTCTTGAGTGGGGACCCAGCTTATGTTCCTCGTTACAATGATGCTCGAAATCAAATTCGTAAATATGAACGTGATGAGATTGTAGAAGAGCTTGTCCGCTATTATTTGCAGGGAAATGGGATAGACGTTAAATGAGAATAATGGGACTTGATGTTGGCTCCAAAACAGTAGGTGTGGCCATTAGTGATCCTCTTGGTTTTACGGCTCAAGGTCTTGAAATCATCGAGATCGATGAAGAAAAAGAAGAGTTTGGCTTTGAACGCTTAGGTGAGCTTGTTAAGCAATATCAGGTTGAACAGTTTGTTGTAGGCTTACCTAAGAATATGAACAATACAAGTGGTCCACGTGTTGACGCCAGTGAAGCTTACGGAGACAAATTAGAACAGTTATTTGCTCTTCCTGTTCATTATCAAGATGAGCGATTGACGACTGTTGAAGCAGAGCGTAT
Coding sequences within:
- the ruvX gene encoding Holliday junction resolvase RuvX, with translation MRIMGLDVGSKTVGVAISDPLGFTAQGLEIIEIDEEKEEFGFERLGELVKQYQVEQFVVGLPKNMNNTSGPRVDASEAYGDKLEQLFALPVHYQDERLTTVEAERMLIEQADISRGKRKKVIDKLAAQLILQNYLDRNY
- a CDS encoding IreB family regulatory phosphoprotein is translated as MGFTDETVRFKLDDGDKKEISETLTAVYHSLDEKGYNPINQIVGYVLSGDPAYVPRYNDARNQIRKYERDEIVEELVRYYLQGNGIDVK